A genomic segment from Candidatus Leptovillus gracilis encodes:
- a CDS encoding PD40 domain-containing protein yields MYTYELATGAIWEIDTGFATDCNNDHVLSPDNSQLAVSHHTHEDAASRIYILPRAGGESVLVTEKGPSYLHGWSPDGGRLAYCAERGGQYDIYTISGVLAQTPKQEIRHWHRSPEPSMGLLEQIVVLLVETFRPYSGVIRVHPIKVSLFKSYLRQVGSL; encoded by the coding sequence ACTGGCAACTGGCGCAATCTGGGAGATTGACACCGGCTTTGCCACTGACTGCAACAACGACCACGTCCTCTCGCCAGACAACAGCCAGCTTGCCGTCAGCCACCACACCCATGAAGACGCCGCATCGCGCATCTACATTCTGCCTCGGGCCGGTGGCGAGTCTGTATTAGTTACCGAAAAAGGCCCCAGCTACCTGCACGGCTGGTCGCCTGACGGCGGGCGGCTGGCCTACTGCGCCGAGCGCGGCGGTCAATACGACATCTATACCATTTCGGGGGTTTTGGCCCAAACCCCCAAGCAGGAAATCAGACACTGGCATAGATCACCGGAACCATCAATGGGCCTTCTCGAACAGATCGTGGTTCTTCTCGTTGAAACCTTCAGGCCATACAGTGGCGTCATCCGCGTACACCCCATCAAAGTGAGCCTCTTCAAATCGTACCTGCGCCAGGTTGGCTCCCTGTAA